The Rhododendron vialii isolate Sample 1 chromosome 8a, ASM3025357v1 genome has a window encoding:
- the LOC131335302 gene encoding protein KTI12 homolog has product MALVVICGQPCSGKSKAALCLTEALKEIESNPTVRIIDETSFHLDRNQSYADMPSEKNLRGVLRSEVDRSLSRDNIIIVDSLNSIKGYRYELWCLARAAGIRYCVLHCDVEDTHCRKWNEERRERGEASYNDKIFEDLVRRFERPDRRNRWDSPLFELWPFKDGIEKSSPAILDSVLYLTKTVDSKTRDVKVLQPTIATQTNRVSEANSLYEIDRATQEVMNAIVEAQSQAIGGPMNGITIGHGLPTVNISRAVGLPELRRLRRTFIKLTGQSSLSGRPPPSDAESAKRMFVDYLCRELETG; this is encoded by the coding sequence ATGGCATTGGTTGTAATCTGTGGACAACCTTGTAGTGGGAAGTCAAAAGCTGCACTTTGCTTAACTGAGGCTCTTAAAGAGATTGAATCAAATCCAACAGTCAGAATTATTGATGAAACTTCATTTCATCTCGATCGCAACCAAAGCTATGCTGACATGCCTTCAGAAAAGAATTTAAGAGGGGTGCTTAGATCCGAAGTTGATAGATCCTTGTCGAGAGATAATATTATCATAGTGGATTCCTTAAATAGCATTAAGGGTTACAGGTACGAGTTATGGTGTTTGGCTCGTGCTGCAGGAATAAGATATTGTGTCCTCCATTGTGATGTCGAAGATACCCATTGTAGAAAATGGAACGAAGAACGAAGGGAGAGAGGGGAGGCCTCTTATAATGACAAGATATTTGAAGATTTGGTGAGAAGGTTCGAGAGACCTGATAGAAGAAACCGGTGGGATTCGCCTTTGTTTGAGTTATGGCCATTTAAAGATGGAATTGAGAAGTCCTCTCCAGCAATTTTAGATTCTGTTTTGTACCTTACGAAAACAGTGGACTCAAAAACAAGGGATGTGAAAGTTTTGCAGCCTACAATTGCAACGCAAACTAATAGGGTTTCTGAGGCGAATTCTCTTTATGAGATAGACAGGGCGACACAAGAGGTGATGAATGCGATTGTGGAAGCACAATCGCAGGCGATTGGGGGACCCATGAATGGAATCACTATTGGCCATGGATTGCCAACTGTCAACATTTCAAGAGCTGTGGGGCTGCCGGAGCTACGTAGGTTAAGGAGAACTTTCATTAAGTTAACAGGGCAATCGAGCTTAAGTGGTCGACCTCCGCCTTCTGATGCAGAGAGTGCAAAGAGGATGTTTGTTGATTACTTGTGCAGAGAACTTGAAACCGGTTGA
- the LOC131335303 gene encoding probable LRR receptor-like serine/threonine-protein kinase At1g12460 translates to MKPHFPLLVAVFIVVGFRVVFSQVSDEEEKEILLQFKANVTSDPYNSLASWDSSKNPCAEYSGVFCNSQGNVIRIVLWNTSLGGALSPALSGLKYLRILTLFGNRFTGNIPTEYGEIQTLWKINLSSNALSGSVPDFLGNLSNIRFLDLSRNGYTGEIPSALFITCRKTKFVSLSRNSLSGSVPVSVGNCLNLVGIDLSFNNLSGGLPSQLCDISGLAYLSLGSNVLNGSVLEQLSSCQSLMLLDLGSNSFTGSAPFGVLGLTNLTYFNISHNGFVGEIPNIGTCSQGLEVLDASGNQLYGEIPSSITNCNALEVLDLGFNSLNGSVPTELPNLKSLQIIRLGNNSINGTIPAGFGSIEYLQVLDLHKLNLVGTIPGDISNCRFLLELDLSSNALQGEILQTLDNMTYLGILDLHENQLNGTIPSNLGNLSQLHFVELSVNSLSGPIPDSLGNLKNLTHFNVSYNKLNGTIPSSLQHFGYLAFFHNQGLCGPPLDISCSGHATSRKQFSASAIIAIVAAVVILTGVCVITILNMKVRRRRRDNEAVVVESTPLASSDSSVIIGKLVLFSRSLPSKYEDWEAGTKALLDKECVIGGGSIGTVYRANFEGGITIAVKKLETLGRIRNQDEFEHEIGRLGNIQHPNLVAFQGYYWSTSMQLILSEFVPNGNLYDNLHGLNYPGTSTDVGNPELNWPRRFRIALGTARALAYLHHDCKPPVLHLNIKSTNILLDENYEAKLSDYGLGKLLPLLDNYGLTNFHNVVGYVAPELAQGMQFSDKCDVYSFGVVLLELVTGRKPVESPGVNEVVVLCEYVRGLIESGTASNCFDRSLRGFAENELVQVMKLGLICTSETPSRRPNMGEIVQILESIRSGID, encoded by the exons ATGAAACCCCATTTCCCTCTTCTAGTGGCGGTGTTCATTGTTGTGGGATTCAGAGTAGTTTTCTCTCAGGTATCCGatgaggaggagaaggagatcTTGCTCCAGTTCAAGGCCAACGTCACAAGCGATCCATACAACAGCTTGGCCTCGTGGGATTCAAGCAAGAACCCGTGCGCAGAGTACAGTGGTGTTTTCTGTAACTCACAGGGCAATGTGATCAGAATTGTGCTGTGGAACACTAGCTTAGGCGGGGCTCTATCGCCCGCTTTATCCGGGTTGAAATATCTCCGGATTCTGACCTTATTTGGGAACAGATTCACCGGGAACATCCCCACCGAGTACGGTGAGATTCAGACACTGTGGAAAATCAACTTGAGTTCAAACGCTCTATCTGGGTCTGTTCCTGATTTTCTTGGCAATTTGTCGAATATTCGGTTTCTTGATTTGTCTAGAAACGGGTACACTGGTGAGATTCCATCAGCTCTGTTCATTACTTGTCGGAAAACAAAGTTTGTCTCTCTTTCTCGTAATTCGCTTTCTGGGTCTGTGCCTGTGTCAGTTGGGAATTGCTTGAATCTAGTTGGGATAGATTTGTCTTTCAATAACCTCAGTGGTGGGTTGCCTTCACAACTTTGTGACATTTCAGGCCTAGCTTACTTGTCATTGGGGAGCAATGTGTTAAATGGGAGTGTTTTAGAACAGTTGTCATCCTGCCAGAGCTTAATGCTTTTGGATCTTGGTTCCAATTCCTTCACCGGTTCAGCTCCTTTTGGTGTTCTTGGGTTGACAAATCTTACTTATTTTAACATTTCACATAATGGGTTTGTGGGGGAGATTCCAAATATTGGAACTTGTAGTCAGGGATTGGAAGTTCTTGATGCTTCAGGGAATCAGTTGTATGGAGAAATACCATCGAGCATCACAAATTGCAATGCCCTTGAGGTCTTGGACTTGGGGTTTAACAGTCTAAATGGCAGCGTCCCAACTGAGCTTCCGAATTTGAAGAGTCTTCAGATTATTCGGTTGGGGAATAATTCGATTAATGGAACGATTCCGGCAGGTTTTGGGAGCATTGAGTATCTTCAAGTATTGGATTTGCACAAGCTCAACCTAGTCGGCACCATTCCTGGGGATATAAGCAATTGCAGGTTTCTTCTTGAGCT GGATCTTTCTAGTAATGCTTTACAAGGAGAAATACTCCAAACCCTAGACAACATGACATACCTTGGAATTCTTGATTTACATGAAAACCAGCTCAATGGAACCATCCCATCAAATCTTGGGAATCTGTCTCAACTCCACTTTGTTGAGCTTTCAGTAAATTCTCTCTCTGGCCCAATCCCTGATTCACttggaaatttgaaaaatcTTACTCATTTTAATGTCTCCTACAACAAACTCAATGGAACTATTCCTTCCAGCCTCCAGCATTTTGGTTACTTAGCATTTTTTCACAATCAAGGCCTCTGTGGGCCTCCTTTGGATATATCCTGCTCAGGCCATGCCACATCGAGAAAGCAGTTTAGTGCTTCAGCCATTATTGCTATTGTTGCTGCCGTAGTGATCTTAACTGGTGTTTGTGTAATAACCATTTTGAACATGAAGGTTCGCAGGAGGAGAAGGGACAACGAGGCAGTGGTTGTTGAGAGCACTCCGCTAGCCTCATCAGACTCGAGTGTCATAATCGGGAAATTGGTTCTTTTTAGTAGAAGTCTGCCTTCTAAGTATGAAGATTGGGAGGCTGGAACCAAAGCTCTACTTGACAAGGAGTGTGTTATCGGTGGTGGGTCCATTGGAACAGTCTACAGAGCTAATTTCGAAGGAGGGATTACGATTGCAGTGAAAAAGCTTGAGACTCTGGGAAGAATAAGAAACCAAGATGAATTCGAGCATGAAATCGGACGGCTGGGAAATATTCAACACCCAAACCTAGTTGCTTTTCAAGGTTACTACTGGTCCACTAGCATGCAGTTAATTCTATCTGAGTTTGTTCCAAATGGTAACTTGTATGATAATCTACATGGTCTAAATTACCCTGGGACTAGTACTGATGTTGGCAATCCTGAATTAAATTGGCCTAGGAGGTTTCGGATTGCCCTAGGGACTGCTAGAGCTTTAGCGTACCTTCACCATGACTGCAAACCTCCGGTCCTTCACCTGAATATTAAGTCCACAAATATACTCCTAGATGAAAATTATGAAGCTAAACTGTCAGATTATGGGCTGGGGAAATTACTTCCGCTGCTTGATAACTATGGCTTAACCAACTTTCACAACGTGGTTGGGTATGTTGCGCCAGAATTGGCTCAAGGTATGCAATTTAGTGACAAATGTGATGTTTACAGTTTTGGGGTGGTTCTGTTGGAACTGGTTACAGGGAGGAAGCCGGTGGAGAGTCCGGGAGTAAACGAGGTAGTGGTTTTGTGTGAATATGTTAGGGGGCTGATAGAGAGTGGCACTGCTTCGAATTGCTTTGATAGAAGCTTGAGGGGTTTCGCTGAAAATGAGCTGGTTCAAGTGATGAAGTTGGGGTTGATTTGTACTTCTGAGACGCCTTCGAGGAGACCAAACATGGGTGAAATAGTTCAGATTCTTGAGTCCATTCGATCTGGAATCGATTAG
- the LOC131335304 gene encoding AP2-like ethylene-responsive transcription factor At1g16060: protein MGKISQQKIQKQGSITSSSNSNSKSSATTKVKRTRKSVPRDSPPQRSSIYRGVTRHRWTGRYEAHLWDKNCWNESQNKKGRQVYLGAYDDEEAAAHAYDLAALKYWGHDTILNFPLSTYQEELQEMECQSKEEYIGSLRRKSSGFSRGVSKYRGVARHHHNGRWEARIGRVFGNKYLYLGTYATQEEAATAYDMAAIEYRGLNAVTNFDLSRYIKWLRPNQNTTPNPSNPQPNPNPNIDFKPLINPSDEGGLSFLHHQQQSCGSGTIEATLLPPRPCGGGATSSALGFLLQSPKFEELLDTKSSVDSPSPPPESDHPRSSFPDDIQTYFDCQDSNSYAEEDDIIFGDLNSFASPMFECELDA, encoded by the exons ATGGGGAAGATCTCGCAGCagaaaatccagaaacagggcTCGATTACCAGCAGCAGCAATAGCAACAGCAAAAGCTCGGCGACGACGAAGGTGAAGAGAACGCGAAAGAGCGTCCCGCGGGACTCTCCCCCGCAGCGCAGCTCGATCTATAGGGGTGTCACGAG GCACCGGTGGACGGGCCGATACGAAGCTCATTTGTGGGACAAGAACTGCTGGAATGAGTCACAGAACAAGAAAGGAAGACAAG TATATCTAG GGGCCTACGACGACGAAGAAGCCGCAGCACATGCATATGACTTGGCCGCATTGAAGTACTGGGGACACGACACCATCCTTAATTTCCCA CTATCAACATATCAAGAAGAGCTTCAAGAGATGGAGTGTCAGTCCAAAGAGGAATATATTGGGTCTTTGAGAAG AAAAAGCAGCGGATTTTCTCGAGGAGTCTCCAAGTACAGAGGCGTAGCAAG ACATCATCACAATGGGAGATGGGAGGCTCGAATTGGCAGGGTGTTTGGCAACAAGTATCTCTACCTTGGAACTTATG CTACACAAGAAGAAGCTGCAACAGCATATGACATGGCAGCCATAGAGTATAGGGGACTTAACGCCGTTACCAACTTTGACCTCAGCCGTTACATCAAGTGGCTAAGACCCAACCAAAACACAACCCCCAACCCCAGCAACCCccaaccaaaccctaaccctaatatTGACTTTAAGCCCTTAATAAACCCTAGTGATGAAGGGGGACTGAGTTTCCTCCACCACCAACAGCAAAGTTGCGGCTCCGGCACCATCGAAGCAACCTTGCTCCCGCCGCGTCCTTGCGGCGGCGGCGCCACGTCATCGGCGCTAGGGTTTCTGTTGCAGTCACCCAAATTTGAGGAATTGTTGGATACAAAGTCAAGTGTTGACTCTCCATCCCCGCCGCCGGAGTCTGACCATCCGCGGAGCAGTTTTCCTGACGATATTCAGACGTACTTTGATTGTCAAGACTCCAATAGCTACGCAGAGGAGGACGATATTATTTTTGGAGACCTGAATTCATTTGCATCGCCCATGTTTGAATGCGAGCTCGATGCCTAG